AACTGGCCGATGAGGAAGACCAGGCCGCAGATGCGCTGGCGCAGGCGGTCTTCGGGCTTGCCCGTGCGGCCGAGGGCGACAATGCGCTCGTTGATTTCGCGAGGGAGCGCGCCGGTGGTGACCATTTCGGGCGCAAGGGCCTCGTAGAGATCGTCGCCGGGAATCAGGCGGCCAAGAGGTTCGCCCGAAAGTCGGGCCAGGCAATCATGGATGATGCGCAACTGCGAGCGGAGCTGGCTCTGCGTGCCCGCAGTATCCACCTGCCGGAAGCAGTGCTCCCAGAAACGGCGCCGGACGGGCAGGAGCGGGTAGTCTTCGACGATGACGGCCTTGTCCTCCTGGCGTTCGCCGATGCCCGTGCCCTGGAGCTGGCGCGAGATCTCGCCGGCGTGGGTGTCGAGCAGCTCGGCGATGGTGTTGACGGCGGTGGCGCGTTTGCGCAGCAGGACCTTGCGGGTGACCGCTTCGACGTCGGTGTCGGAAAGCTGAATGCGGATGGTGAAGCGATCGAGCAGCTTGTGGAGGAGCTTGACGCCGGTGAGCGCGGACTGGCCGGCGGCGACCAGCATGACCTGGCTATCGAGCTGCTTGCAGACCGCCTCGGCGATTTCGGTGATCAGAACCGAGCGGGTTTCCGAGTCGCCGATGTACTGCTGGGTCTCGTCGAGGATCAAGAGAGTGCAGGGGAGCTGCCCGTCTTTGCCCGCGCGGCTCAGCACGCGCTTGAACATGGCGAGGAACTCTTCGGTGGTGAGGTCGGTGGTGCGCAGAGGGAATTGCGACTTGAGCAGCTCCTTGGCTGCGGCGTCGCTGGTGGCGAAGTCGGGATCGGCGGCGCGGAGGGCTTTGGCGATGAGCGGGCTGACATAGAGGTTGTTGAGCTCCTGCGCCCAGGTCTTGCCAGCCGCTTCGACGGCGCCCTTCACTTCGGCGAGCAGCCCGCGCTCCTCAAGCCACAGGTGGAACTGCGCCTGGGGATACTGCGTCGGCAGTCCGCAGGCGCGCAGCAGGATGCTCAGCACGCTGAGCCGGACGTTTTCCGTGGTGCCGGCGGGCAGCGTGCCAGCGGCCGCGAGCAGCCCTCCGGAGCGCTTGCCGGCGACGTCGAGCTCGCGCAGCAGGTCGCGGACCTCTTCCGGGAGTTCGGGCACAAGGCTGCGCGCCGTGGCGCCGTCCGGGAACTGGGTGTCCACCCAGAGGTGCGCGAGCATCTTGAGCAGGTGCGACTTGCCGCTGCCGAAGAAGCCGCTGACCCAGGCGGCCTTCTGGTTGGTCTGGCTGCGGTTGGCGAGATACGAGGAAAGGATCTTGATGATGCCTTCGGCATACTGGCCTTCGCAAACGAACGTGGAAAGTTCGCCGCGCAGCTCGGCCAGCACGCGGTCGTCGGCCAGTTCGTTCGTGATGCGGGCCTGGCCGTTGTTGACCAGCCCTTCCCTGGCCGGGTCGCGCAGCAGGGTGTCTCGAATCAGAGTCGGCATCAGTATCCTCCAGAAGAGTGCACGGTGATGGGCACCGCCAGGTAGTTCCAGCCATCGCGGGCGTCGAGCAGGCGGTAGTTGTTTTGGTCGTAGACGCCCGGAAAGAACACGACCAGGCGGCCGCGAATGTAGGGTTCAAGCAGCTTGAGAACGCGCGAGACGCGGGTGAAGCCAAACAGCGCGCCGACGCCGAAGACAGCGGTCACCGATGTGGCAGTAGCCTCCGGCTTCTCGAGGACGGCGCGGATGCGGGCGGCGACGGATTCCGCGAACTCAGACTCGAGCTTGAGTTGCAGGTCGTCGGGCGATTCAAAGTAGGCGTCGCGGTATTCGTCGGCGGCCATCCAGCGCGCGAAAGAGTCGGCGACATCGATCTCCAGCCATTCATGCCCGGTTTCGCGCGTCGCCAGTTCGAAGAGCTGCTTGCGGGCGAGCAGGGCGCGCTCGAGTTCTTTGTCGTAAACCACCAGGATGACGCGCTGCGCGCCGGCCACGGTCTGTTGCCAGGGGAGGCCGATGTGCTGGCGATACTTTTCGGCGAGGTGTTCGATGCGTCCCATGGATTACCTCGCTTGCGGGGCGGCCGCGTAGGCCGGGTCGAGACGGTCGAGGTTGAGGTCGATCACGTCGCCGGCCATGCGGAGGTCGATCAGGCCAAGCCGCTTGGCCGCGGTGGCCAGCTCGAGGGCTGCCGAGGCGGAACAGTCCAGCACTTTGACCCAGCCGGAGGAAAGACTCTCTTCGACGGCCAGCCCGGCGGCGTGGGCCAGATACAAAGCGAACGCCACGGCGGCGGGGGTGGGCCGGACCTGGCGGCGGAACTTGAACGTGCGGCCTTCGAGGTGGCCAGATTGCGACCAGGAACTGGCGGCGTTGCGGACGACTTTGTTCAAGGTGGATTCGTTCAGGCGGTCTTCGACAGCTTTGGCGAGCGCCTCGCGCATGGCCGTGCGCTGGAACTCGGCGCCTTCGGGAAGGCTCAGGACGACATCGGCTGTGGCGAGCAGAAGAGGATCGCGGGCGAGGCTGGTTAACAGTGCCAGCAGAGGGCGGCCTTGCTCGTCCAGGTCCCAGAGACGGCGCAGAATCCGGAAGACCGGCACGGCAGGGTCCAGGGCGTAGAGCTCGCGGAGCCGCTGCAAGGTGAGCCGGCGCGTGGAGACAGTCTGCTTGCCGAGGCAGTTTTCTTCGACGATGGCGGCGACGTACTCGTCCGGCTTGCCGTTCAGGGGAACGGCAGCCAGAACGGCTGTCAGTTCCTCGAGCATGATGGTTCGGCTGGTATGAGTACCAATGTGGCCGAAGCGGAAGCCGGCCGCGCTGGCGTCGGCTCGATCAGTAGTGGGAGGGAAGAAGGTCAGCATGGGATCTTGAGACGAACAGAAGATGGATCGAAGGTCTCCCAGGTATCAGAGGGCCTTGAATCGACTCGGGGTTGAGGGCTGGGCGCAAGGCTGTGGAGGGTGGCCAACGGGTTGCCGGAGCTCGGCAGGCTTAAGTTGCTTGAGCGCATGGACGATATATCCGAATGATTTGCCGGCAGAATCGCCGGCGGACATTTAAAGACATGATAATTCAAAGCCGACAGCCTGTCAAGACCAGATGGGAATACTGCCGGCAAACTTGCCGGCGAAATGGAAGCCTAGGTCAGCGCAGCCCGGGAATCGGCGTCCCGTCCACCTTCGGCTGGGGCTGACGTCCGTCCGTTCTGTCAGGAGATTGGCCCCCAAGCTGCCGGCGAGGTCTTCTGTCAGACTTCGGCATGCAGCGTTGATAGAAAATCACGGCATAGATCAAACACCTTCAGAGCGCTTGGTCCACCAGCAGAAGGTGGGTGCAACTGTTTGTTCCGAGCTTGAGCAATCACCTTCCATTTGTCCGACTGCAGCGCGGAGAGATTCCTGCCTAGCCGGTTCTTGAGGTAGTGGTGAAATGCTGCGGTGAGGGGCTCTTGCGCCCCGTCGCGGGCCATCTGGAGTACTGCCAGCATCGAGCCCATGGTCAGCCTGTAATCGCCGCTCAGGAACAGGGCGAATTCAGAGAGTCGCTTATCCTGGCACTTCACCGCCGCCTCAGCCAAGCGGGCTCCCTGGTTCTCCTTGAAGGGCACAAACAGGAACGTGAAGAGCTGGCACTCGACCGCCACCGCCAGGTCCACGACCGCGTACCAGAAGCGATCATCCTGCGACCAGTCCTGCGCTCTGTGATCGCCGAAAAGCCAGAAGCAACCGTTTACCCACCTCCGTTTCGCTTCCTGGTGCAGAGTTCGAAACACAGGCCAGTACGCGACGATGGTTCGCTGAATCGCGTCCTTGGCAGATCCCGAAGCGTTCTCATACTCTCCCTTTTGTCTGTCCCGGTCTAAGCCCAACATTTCGAATTCGCGGTGTACGGTGGCCGCGATATTCCTGATGGGATCCTTCCACGCTTCGTCTTCGGGGTCGAGCTCCCGCTCCAGGGCCAGATGCCGCGTGGCCTCGATGAATTTCTGCTCCCGTGCATACAGCTCTGCCGCACGGCGATGCCATCCTTTCATTTCAGGGCATAGGGCGATCGCCTCTTCCATCCGCCCTATGGCCTCAGTGGCCCTTCCCGCGGCGGCGAGGCACTCGCCGATATACTTGGCTACCAGGCCTTTTTCATCATTCCGCGTTGTATCGGCATCCTGGGATGCATCTGATCCCGGTTCAGAACTCAACTGACTCAGGATTCTGTAAAACTCATTATTGACAAAGGCAAAGGTTTGCAGCCCGAACTGCTCAGCAACCCGCGCAGCTTCCTCAAACCGGCCGCAAGCCGTGAGCAGATCGCACTGGATTGCCCTGGAGGCGACAGGGATGTCAGCCTTGCGTTCAAAAGCGTTCTCCAGATACACCAGGGCTTGCCGCACCACAGGGAGACTCGATTCCGTCGCGCAAGCATGAGGTTCGCTGAACAGTCGGGGCGAAAACAGGTCCCACCAATCGAATGCGATTCGTCGCCGGTTGACGGAAGGAAAAGTGTTGTGGATTTCGCGAAGCCACACCAGGCGGACGAAGAAGAGCTTCGGATCGCAGAGGTCCTGGGGTGGAAAGCATTCGAGACGCTCGCACACTCGCTGGGCCCTGGGCCAGTGCCTTGCCAGGCACGCCTGAATCATCTCCCAGAGCAGTTGCTCGGGATCCTCGATGGCATCGATGGTCGGCGGTACGTCGAGGAAATACCGTAGATCTTCCGCGCACATCTTGCGGGCAGCCTCCCACCGTTCCCGGTCCATCATGGCCTCGTCGGGCGGTATGTCCGCAAGACCGTCGTAGTAGAAGCATAAGACGACGAATCGGGCAATGCGGTAGTCCGACGCTGACAGCAAGTACTGTTCGAATTGGTTCCTCAGAGTAACCCGGTCTTCCTCATCTGTAGGAAAGTCAAAAAAGTAATGTACATGTACTCGATCGGGGCAGTCGATGTCCGGAAGAGCTGAAGCCTGGCGGGCGTAGGACTCGTATGTCTGGATCCACTTCTGCACATCAGCAATGAAACGTATTTCCATGGCGCCACTTGCCTCCTTTCATCATCCGCGGCCTGTTGAGCCGGGCGAACACTGAGCCGCTGGTTCGGTCGTTTAGCAGGTCGCTGAAAAACTCCGGAACAAGACACCTCGGAAATGTTTGATGCGTCTTTCCTAGTGTAGGGACGCCATGAGAGGAGAAGACCGTCAGCAGCAAGAGATGTTCCTGTACGCGAGCCTGGAGGATCTGGTGCCGGCCGATCACCCGCTGCGGCCGATCCGGGCGATGGTGGACGAGGCGCTGCAGAGGCTGGACGACACCTTCGATGAGATTTACGGAGAAGTGGGGCGGCCGTCGATCGCGCCGGAGCGGCTGCTGCGGGCGCAGTTGCTGATGCTGCTGTACACAATCCGGAGCGAGAGGATGCTGGTCGAGCAGCTGCGCTACAACCTGCTGTTCCGGTGGTTCGTGGGTCTGGGGATGAGCGAGGAGGTCTGGCACGCGACGGTGTTCACGAAGAACCGGGACCGGCTGCTGGAAGGGGACGTAGCGCGGCAGTTCTTTGGCGAGATCGTGCGGCAGGCGAAGCAGCAGGGGCTGATGTCGAGCGAGCATTTTTCGGTGGACGGGACGATGGTGGAGGCGTGGGCGAGCCAGAAGAGCTTCCGGCCGAAACAGGAGAAGTCGGATGAGGACGAACCGAAACAGGGTGGGCGGAATCGGGAAGTGGACTTCCGGGGGCAGCAGCGGTCGAATGAGACGCACGAGTCGGTGACGGATCCGGAGGCGCGGCTGTGGCGGAAGAGTCAGACGGCGGAGGCGAAGCTGAGCTATCTGGGACACGTGCTGGGAGAGAACCGGCACGGGCTGATCGTGAACGTGCGGGTGACGAAAGCCTACGGGCGGGCGGAGCGGGAAGCGGCGGTGGAGATGGCGCGGGAGATTCCGGGAGGGACGAAGCGGGTGACGCTGGCCGGAGACAAGGGGTACGACACGCGGGAGTTTGTGGAGCAGATGAAGGATCTGAACGTGACGCCGCATGTGGCGCAGAACGTGAGCGGACGGCGCAGCGCGGTGGATGGGAGGACGACGCGGCATGAAGGCTACTGGATGAGCCAGAGGAGGCGGAAGCTGGTGGAGGAGTTCTTCGGATGGGCGAAGGTGGTGGCGGGGCTGAGGAAGGTGAAGCTGAGGGGGCGGGAGAAGGTGGGATGGCTGTTCACGCTGGCGGCAGCCGCATACAATCTGGTGAGGATGAGGAACCTGATGGCGGCGGCGACTGCCTGAGGAGCGCGGAAACAGCCTTCCGGCGGCCTTCCAATGGCCGCTGGAAGGCGAGTGGGCAGGGGGGCGATCCGTTCCCAGGGCTTCCTCTTGGGCGGAAATCGAAAAACAGAACAATTTTCGGCTCCGCGCGGGCGTTTTTTCAGCGACCTGTTAGTGTCAGTGGCAGGCTCCGGGCGGAGTTCGCTGGCTGTTTGGCCCCGTGCACGAAGCTGCTCCTGGCCGGACCTGCCTTAACAGTTTCCCGACGCCATCTCAGACCCATCCCCGCAGCTCTCCCTCCTGGGCTCCTGAAGGGCTGTCCGGCTGGACTCGCTCATCGCCAGCATGGCCGGCTCCTAAATCCTCTGCATCCGCTACTGGTTGATTGAGCTACTCCGCGAATCCTTCCAGGCACCTGATCAATTCATTGGCAGTTCGACGAGTCTTGCACACCTTCTGGTGGCGGACCACGCCATTCGTGGTCTGAGTGACGATCCAGCGCCCACGCCCCTCACGCCTGGCGAAGACCTCGATCACAGCGCCGTCGGAGGTATTTATTCGGAACTGCCGAGGCGCTCGTTCAATCCTCTGTCTCACTGTTCCTATCGGTCACACCCTCCTTTCTTTGGAACCTGAATCTCACACCCGCCCCATACCAGCCCAATAAGACCCTGTCCAACCCGAATATCGGCTATTGCTTCCGGCCGAGGCTCCAACCTGGCGTTGTATTTCTTGCGGCAATGACACCTGAGGAGGCAGAGAATAAACTGAAAACTTCCGGTCACACTCTGCTGAGCCGCCACATTTCCAACGTGCCACCCGAGAAGGGTTCTGCCAGGCGTTTCATCCCGGGCAACTGCGGCACCCCCCTTGCTGGGCCTCTCCGCCACCGCGGATACCGAATCGACCCAGTGGGGGCATGAGGCAGCAATTGGAATGCGCTGCGGCTTCCGGCGGCGTGGCCCAATCGTACTCCTGTTGTACTGTAAAGGCAAGACCTTGACAGCGCACTAAGGAGGCCGATGGGGGCAACAATGGCACTCTTCGAACGTGATCTATCAGACCTTCCCGGAGTATTATTATCATCCTCAATCTATCATCTATATAGACTGTCGTTTGAACTTTCTTGCCGAAATACTTGAGCGCGGTTGATATTGCGCTGTATGCATTGTGTGTTTTCTATCATTTTGTCTCTGTTCATACTTCTCCTCCATTTTTCCGGATGGAGTTGTTTACAGATGAACTCCACTTCTCAAGTCGACCGATGTCCGCCACTGCGTGTCTTGCTTGACGCACCGCCTCGCCTAATCGGTTGACGTCACGTGGTTTACCCTGGAGCATTACCCTCGGCGCTCGTCGTGTCCCGACTGTACAGCGGGGCCGGCGATAGCACCGTGGTCGGCGACTTGGCCCGATGCCGTGTCACATGAGAGGCATTCCAGAATTGCCACATAGTCTGCTCCCGCAGGCCTTCTGGCTCGTCGGCGAACAGCGCTTGAGTATCCTCAAGCTCCGCCCCATCGGTGGAGGCACAGGTAGTGGTTCGCCCTGTTGCATGTTTCCAGATGAAGAATTGTCCGTTCGCTCAACGGTCTTTCTCCCGGTGTGAGATCTTCACCGCCTCTTGATCTTTACCCCTCCCCACTTACCTGTGATGGAGTTCGCTGACTAGGGCCATTCCATGCCGAGAACCGGAGAGCAAACGGGGATGCTCTGGGTGGCGGGATCGACGACGATCGCAGGTGCT
This DNA window, taken from Bryobacteraceae bacterium, encodes the following:
- a CDS encoding DDE transposase codes for the protein MRGEDRQQQEMFLYASLEDLVPADHPLRPIRAMVDEALQRLDDTFDEIYGEVGRPSIAPERLLRAQLLMLLYTIRSERMLVEQLRYNLLFRWFVGLGMSEEVWHATVFTKNRDRLLEGDVARQFFGEIVRQAKQQGLMSSEHFSVDGTMVEAWASQKSFRPKQEKSDEDEPKQGGRNREVDFRGQQRSNETHESVTDPEARLWRKSQTAEAKLSYLGHVLGENRHGLIVNVRVTKAYGRAEREAAVEMAREIPGGTKRVTLAGDKGYDTREFVEQMKDLNVTPHVAQNVSGRRSAVDGRTTRHEGYWMSQRRRKLVEEFFGWAKVVAGLRKVKLRGREKVGWLFTLAAAAYNLVRMRNLMAAATA